From the genome of Bos javanicus breed banteng chromosome 23, ARS-OSU_banteng_1.0, whole genome shotgun sequence:
ttaacTCACTTGATTTTATGAGTATACTAATTTTAAGCCTTCTCCCAGACTTCccttgtagtccagtggttaagaatccgcctgtcaatgcagggagcataggtttgatccctggtccttaAAGATTTCGCATGGCacggggcaaccaagcccatgtgccacaactactaagcctgtgctctagagcccgcgagccacaactattgagccaagACGCTGCAACTACGTACAAGAGCCGGTGCCAGACTCGACTGTACCTTACTTACTAGTGTACGTTATATTAATCGAAATCTTCAAAGTACCCTACTCTTAATAGGACGGCTTAACTACAAGAAtttcgttttttaaaaaaagttacttGCCATCAAAAACTTTTATCTTGACTAGCTACATCCGTTAACTAGTCATGCAACTTTAGGCCCTAACCAACCTAGCACAAATAGATGCTAATATAAAAGCTTGACGGGGCACAGGACCCCGCTGTACAAGTGTGGGACTAGGCGCGCACGCGCCTTGGAGCAGAAACAAGACGGCCTTTTAGACCAAAGTATTAAGTGTATCTTTGGCACTTAATGAAACGAGAATTACAGCTCCTTACAAGGAAAattgggaagccctgaaaagggCCTTTTGTTACGTGAATGGAAGCGAAATGAACACTCAGCCGCCGAAGCCGTAGAGGGTGCGGCCCTGTCGCTTGAGCGCATAGACCACGTCCATGGCGGTGACAGTCTTGCGCTTGGCGTGCTCGGTGTAGGTGACCGCGTCGCGGATCACGTTCTCCAGGAACACCTTCAGCACCCCGCGGGTCTCCTCGTAGATGAGCCCGGAGATACGCTTCACACCACCACGACGAGCCAGGCGCCGAATAGCAGGCTTGGTAATGCCCTGGATGTTATCACGAAGGACTTTGCGGTGGCGCTTAGCGCCTCCTTTGCCCAGACCCTTTCCGCCTTTGCCGCGACCAGACATGACGAAGACCTGAAGACCCGATAAAGCATAACTTCCAAGCCTCGCGATGCACCTTTATACATCTGTTAGCGGACCGAACTGAGAACCTGAAGAAAGGAGGAGGCGGGAAATCACGCCGTTAGTGGGGGAGGGGAATTgggccaaaagggaaaaaaaaaagaggccttcTCTGTTCCTTTGGACTGTGGTAACTCTTTTGTTACCTTAAGATTTAGAATTGCTTTTGAATGCTAGGGAAAACACGAATGttgtggaaaatacagaaaaggggAAGTAATAACTTTGTTATCGCACCACACATAGATCTCCCCTAGTAGCCAATTTGGTATTTTGGTGAACAGATAAAAGCGCAGACTCCAGGAAAATGTATGCTATTCTGTATAGGGCCTTCTAAAACCTCTTTATACTGGTATATTTAAATCAACTCCCCTTGAGTTTTTAATAACAAGTTATTAATGTCTGCTTATTACTGCTTATGAATTTTCCATAGCACAGTTTAAAACAGTTCTCTACCAATTCCTTAAtcagcaatattttttaatataatttttttgctGCTCTTGAAATACCACCTTTAACATACTTAGAACTATTACTAAAATTCTGTTCTATGTATTACAGTTCCCAAATAATCTATTTGTTACATTCAGAATTAATTTGGGGATAGATTATATTTTGTCTTTGATTAACTGTCCACCTAGCAAGATTTATGGATTTATTTCCCACTAAGAGTATCATCTTTAATGTAATTTCTGTAATATACTGAGAAAATTTGTCCTTCCTAGTGTGTTTCCATTAGAATGTTTTCAACATTGCAAAATgttacaagaaaaaagaaaagaaaacgccTTTGGGCTTTTCAGAggcaccaggctttcctgccaaCAGAGAGAAGGTGCATTGTTTCAAAGAGAACTGAAAAGGTGAAGGAAATATAAAGTTTTCCAATTCTGCACTCTTAAACTGGCACAAGAGAAAGGACTCAGGATTAT
Proteins encoded in this window:
- the LOC133237027 gene encoding histone H4 codes for the protein MSGRGKGGKGLGKGGAKRHRKVLRDNIQGITKPAIRRLARRGGVKRISGLIYEETRGVLKVFLENVIRDAVTYTEHAKRKTVTAMDVVYALKRQGRTLYGFGG